TTGATACGAGTTCACCGCATCTGTAGAAACATGTACCTGATGAGGTACTGACCGTGTATGTTGGATTGAAGTACCATTACCTTTCGTTTCTTGCGATTTCGGAGATCTGGAATTTGGTCCACAATGTAAATATTGATTATTTGGTTGTATAAATTGTTGAGCATTACGAGGTCGATCTGTGAAGAGAACGAATACTTGTTAGCAAATCATTTATAAACAACAGTTAAACGTGTTTGTGAAACTTGGTAGATCGTTACTGACACATACTgtctgaattttttttaaatcgtggaCCTAAACCATTCCTATTTATACGAATAGAATCTCTATTAATAGATTCCTGTTCCTTTATTTTTTCAAGTGGCAGATATAACAGATCTTTTCCATTATCTCCTCTTGGAACTTCAGTTTTCTGAATTTGCATATCTTGTATATCATTCATGCGTTTATCTCCATTTTCTTGGCACACTGATTGAATAGAAATTTCTTTACGATCATTGTAATCTTCTCTTTTTTGTTGCATCAGTGTGCAATTTTGCATTACaccatttgtaatatttatcatTTCCTCTTCATTTTGGGATATACCTTTTTAATCATTACATTCATCGTTAAGAGATATAACAACaaatatataacatataaatTAATCTAAAATTTGATGCACCTTGGTACCACTGTCCAAAATTAGTTGATTGTCCATTCGTCAAATAGTTCCAATTATTGCTTTCACGGAAGTACtacaaaacaattttaaataaaagatctatagaattataaattaatttaccaccATTAAACAAGTCATACCTCTAATCCTAAGTTATAAAAAAATCTCAAGGTAAATGGAtctataaagaaaaaaatatttataaatacaattgttgtattatacaaatataaaacaatttttatttttacctgaTAATGGCAAATCGCTACCATTTACATCGACACTTTTTTGTACAGAACAATTAATAGAACATAATGTGTCATCCACTTGAGTGTCAGGAACAGTTTCTCCTAACGACACATAAATTCTTGGAATAAGAAACTATAGTTTGAAACATAAATAACGAACCAATTGGCTTTTAATTACATACCAGTATATGGTAAATAATAGTTATCATTTTCGATTCTTTGTTTTGAGTACAAATTCAATTCCACATTATTATCAATATTTGTTACATCATCAGACttcaaattttttatcaaattattctCAGGACATTTAGTTGCAAgcgaattattttctttgcaCACATTACTATTTTCCTGCTTAACATTATCCACTGCAGAAGATTCTGTATTATTCAAAATCATTTTTGTAGAAAACATTTCATCCGGATTCTATGAAAAAGGATTATTTAGACTATTTTGATACAGCTCTTACTACTACAACCATTAACTGACTTAACTTACATTAACTAAATAATCAGGACAGTTCTTCATTCTATAATTTTCATATGTCTGTTGATGATCCACTtttctataataataaataaatttaaatcttaattataatacataatactggttttattaaaaaaatatatcggtATTCTTAGAATATCAAAAATAATACACAAACTTACAAAGACTGTTCTTTCCactgaaaattatttctattaaCATCGGTTATGCTGTTATCATTGTtttgatttttattaatattgctTGACAAAACGTTTTCATTAGTAACTGACTGCTTACTCTTACGCAAAGTTGTGCTACATGTCTTCTTCCATTTCTGATCTATTAAATCATGCAATTCTATAtaaaagtgtataaaaaaaaatgttaaaaagatTGTATAGGCATTTTCAACTACTAACTTGAATCTAAAACATTTCTTTTGCACATTGGTAGCCaattattctgtttatttttcctTGGAGGTAGTGGTTTCAGAGCAGAATATGGTACAATTTTCTTCTCTCCTAATTCCTCAATAAAAACCAATACAGGACCTTGATTTTTACTCATTTCTTGAATGTGGCCATAGAAAAACACAGGGTCATGTTGGCTCTTTTTCTGTAATGCTTTAGTATCATTACCATTAGTATCTTTTTCAAAAGAAGACACATAAACATTATTATTGTTAACTTTGTCAAATTCTTCCTCATTAAATTCCATTTGTACTAAACATGTACCACCAACTTGAAGTTCATGACTATTATGTTTAGTCCATCCAGCATTTTTTACTTCTAAGATATTTAAATGTTGATTAGATTTTCTGATATAGTAACACAACTTTTAATAcagacaaattttttgttaccTCTCCTAATTTCATGCCATATGTCAAAATCAGTGTTGCGATAAATATTGGGATCAAGAGCTTTTGCAACTCTATAAGGAAAAGGTGGTACATCTCTTACTATAGCTTGCGTATCATCAACTACATTGTgtccatttttaattttactataTATCTCTGCAGCCAACTGACTAAAGATGTATTGATTGATTTGATATTACATTTCTTTCCAAATActaataataaaagtattaaCCAACTTACTCTCGCATTTCTAGGTTGCCTTTAAGAAAAAACCTATCATGCCTGAATGTACCACTTCGGTCATGTAACATTTTATGAACAGTAGAGTCTACGTTAGGCATTTGAAAGACATCTTTATAAAGTATTTGATAAACTATAGCTGCAAATCAGGTTGTAAAGTATAACATTTATACAATTACCatattgttttaaaatataaaagtatataaacattATAGACTTCCTACATTGACAATAAGCAGCAGTTGCAACAACTTCTCTTGTATAAATAGTATCATATTGTTTTTGTGGCGAATAACATAAATATATTGTATCTTTGAAACCATTATTAGTAACAGGACGATGAATCTGCATTTGaccattaaatataataaattctcTCTTGAAAAGCAATGACATAGCTTGAATTTCGTTCATACCACCCCATTCCGTAAAACATGCCATTTGCTCAAGATAATCGTCAAATGGAATCGTTATATTCTGAGAAAAAAGAGATTAGATATCCATTTAGATAAGAACAAAATTGCAAAAACAATTTTCATCCATATTAATTAACACATGTCTCATTAAAATACCATCTTTTGGTTCTTTCTATAGTTACATTAATTAAAGAATACcacatgtaatgtattaattTACCTTTTCAAATAAGTGTTTCATTTTTCTCATAAATTCTACACATTTCTTT
This window of the Ptiloglossa arizonensis isolate GNS036 chromosome 5, iyPtiAriz1_principal, whole genome shotgun sequence genome carries:
- the LOC143146573 gene encoding uncharacterized protein LOC143146573 isoform X2 is translated as MEISPRKLSKRAQEPVDEWLQNEGYFRKHAPRDPTCLFRAVSEQIYMTQYYHIRVRKKCVEFMRKMKHLFEKNITIPFDDYLEQMACFTEWGGMNEIQAMSLLFKREFIIFNGQMQIHRPVTNNGFKDTIYLCYSPQKQYDTIYTREVVATAAYCQSIVYQILYKDVFQMPNVDSTVHKMLHDRSGTFRHDRFFLKGNLEMRDQLAAEIYSKIKNGHNVVDDTQAIVRDVPPFPYRVAKALDPNIYRNTDFDIWHEIRREVKNAGWTKHNSHELQVGGTCLVQMEFNEEEFDKVNNNNVYVSSFEKDTNGNDTKALQKKSQHDPVFFYGHIQEMSKNQGPVLVFIEELGEKKIVPYSALKPLPPRKNKQNNWLPMCKRNVLDSNQKWKKTCSTTLRKSKQSVTNENVLSSNINKNQNNDNSITDVNRNNFQWKEQSLKVDHQQTYENYRMKNCPDYLVNNPDEMFSTKMILNNTESSAVDNVKQENSNVCKENNSLATKCPENNLIKNLKSDDVTNIDNNVELNLYSKQRIENDNYYLPYTGETVPDTQVDDTLCSINCSVQKSVDVNGSDLPLSDPFTLRFFYNLGLEYFRESNNWNYLTNGQSTNFGQWYQGISQNEEEMINITNGVMQNCTLMQQKREDYNDRKEISIQSVCQENGDKRMNDIQDMQIQKTEVPRGDNGKDLLYLPLEKIKEQESINRDSIRINRNGLGPRFKKNSDNRPRNAQQFIQPNNQYLHCGPNSRSPKSQETKDAVNSYQTPYMQPGMYSGLSYYANETDSFTNPYYPPSPGFFPVPCLPHSDIPDNSGVQPFSPQLCPGIDYAQAYSGLCPPYICSQPASYSIPPQNMQEHWYAVTGQPHYMQYAPILPMTADTTCNGMAQNANQNISSQNI
- the LOC143146573 gene encoding uncharacterized protein LOC143146573 isoform X1 codes for the protein MEISPRKLSKRAQEPVDEWLQNEGYFRKHAPRDPTCLFRAVSEQIYMTQYYHIRVRKKCVEFMRKMKHLFEKNITIPFDDYLEQMACFTEWGGMNEIQAMSLLFKREFIIFNGQMQIHRPVTNNGFKDTIYLCYSPQKQYDTIYTREVVATAAYCQSIVYQILYKDVFQMPNVDSTVHKMLHDRSGTFRHDRFFLKGNLEMRDQLAAEIYSKIKNGHNVVDDTQAIVRDVPPFPYRVAKALDPNIYRNTDFDIWHEIRREVKNAGWTKHNSHELQVGGTCLVQMEFNEEEFDKVNNNNVYVSSFEKDTNGNDTKALQKKSQHDPVFFYGHIQEMSKNQGPVLVFIEELGEKKIVPYSALKPLPPRKNKQNNWLPMCKRNVLDSNQKWKKTCSTTLRKSKQSVTNENVLSSNINKNQNNDNSITDVNRNNFQWKEQSLKVDHQQTYENYRMKNCPDYLVNNPDEMFSTKMILNNTESSAVDNVKQENSNVCKENNSLATKCPENNLIKNLKSDDVTNIDNNVELNLYSKQRIENDNYYLPYTGETVPDTQVDDTLCSINCSVQKSVDVNGSDLPLSDPFTLRFFYNLGLEYFRESNNWNYLTNGQSTNFGQWYQGISQNEEEMINITNGVMQNCTLMQQKREDYNDRKEISIQSVCQENGDKRMNDIQDMQIQKTEVPRGDNGKDLLYLPLEKIKEQESINRDSIRINRNGLGPRFKKNSDNRPRNAQQFIQPNNQYLHCGPNSRSPKSQETKGNGTSIQHTRSVPHQVHVSTDAVNSYQTPYMQPGMYSGLSYYANETDSFTNPYYPPSPGFFPVPCLPHSDIPDNSGVQPFSPQLCPGIDYAQAYSGLCPPYICSQPASYSIPPQNMQEHWYAVTGQPHYMQYAPILPMTADTTCNGMAQNANQNISSQNI